From one Variovorax sp. PBL-H6 genomic stretch:
- a CDS encoding L-threonylcarbamoyladenylate synthase, which produces MTIRDGHSPEVIQEAARVLRAGGLVAFPTETVYGLGADAASDDAVAGIFSAKGRPSDHPLIVHVAAGVKGTEALSRFAQPLPPFAQKLVQAFWPGPLTLIVTRQPGVAAAAAGGQDTVGLRCPAHPVAQALLVACAEQGVSGVAGPSANRFGRVSPTTALHVQQEFGDALLVIDGGPCEVGIESTIVDCSRGQPVLLRPGAITRTQIEAACGEPLRDRHALAAPDPRASGTLEAHYAPSAKLRLMDARALQAGLDVLGANAAHLAVWSRSPLKCRSQRVLLRRMPDDAAAVAQQLFAVLRTFDAEGTKLIWVETPPTGPEWEGVRDRLQRAAAA; this is translated from the coding sequence ATGACGATCCGCGACGGCCATTCGCCCGAAGTCATCCAGGAAGCCGCTCGCGTGTTGCGCGCCGGCGGCCTGGTCGCCTTTCCGACGGAAACCGTCTACGGGCTTGGCGCCGATGCGGCGAGCGACGATGCGGTGGCCGGCATCTTCTCGGCCAAGGGCCGGCCCAGCGACCATCCACTGATCGTCCATGTGGCGGCCGGCGTCAAGGGCACGGAGGCGCTGTCGCGTTTCGCCCAGCCGCTGCCGCCCTTCGCGCAAAAGCTGGTGCAGGCCTTCTGGCCTGGTCCGCTCACCTTGATTGTCACGCGCCAGCCCGGCGTCGCCGCCGCCGCGGCCGGCGGGCAGGACACCGTCGGCCTGCGCTGCCCAGCCCATCCCGTTGCGCAGGCCCTGCTGGTTGCCTGTGCCGAGCAAGGCGTGTCCGGCGTGGCGGGGCCGAGCGCGAACCGCTTCGGCCGCGTGAGCCCCACCACCGCCTTGCATGTGCAGCAGGAGTTCGGCGACGCGCTGCTGGTGATCGATGGCGGCCCCTGCGAGGTGGGCATCGAATCCACCATCGTCGACTGCAGCCGCGGGCAGCCGGTGCTGCTGCGACCCGGTGCGATCACCCGCACCCAGATCGAGGCCGCCTGCGGCGAGCCGCTGCGCGACAGGCACGCGCTGGCGGCTCCCGATCCGCGCGCTTCGGGCACGCTGGAGGCGCACTACGCGCCCAGTGCCAAGCTGCGGCTGATGGACGCCAGGGCGCTGCAGGCCGGCCTCGACGTGCTGGGCGCCAACGCTGCGCACCTGGCCGTGTGGTCGCGCAGTCCGCTCAAGTGCCGCTCGCAGCGTGTGCTGCTGCGGCGCATGCCCGACGATGCCGCGGCCGTCGCCCAGCAACTGTTCGCGGTGCTGCGCACCTTCGATGCCGAAGGCACCAAGCTGATCTGGGTGGAGACGCCACCCACCGGTCCCGAGTGGGAAGGCGTTCGCGACCGGCTGCAGCGCGCCGCCGCAGCCTGA